DNA from Dietzia lutea:
CGGCCTCAAGGGCACCGGGTCCAACGACATCGTGGTCAAGGACGCGCTGATCCCCGAGCACCGCGTCCTGTCCTTCGGTCTCATGGCCGCCACCAAGGCGCCGGGGCTCGAGGTCAACACCAACCCGATCTACAAGATGCCGTGGGGCACCATCCACCCCACCACCATCTCCACGCCCATCGTCGGCATGGCGTTCGGCTGCTACGACGTGCACCGCTCGCACCAGCAGGACCGCGTCCGCGCCGCGTTCGGGACCAAGGTCAAGGACGACCCGTTCGCCAAGGTCCGCCTGGCCGAGGCCGCCGGCGACATCGACGCCGCGTGGCTCCAGCTCATGCGCAACGTGCGCGAGGAGCAGGACCTCATCAAGGCCGGGGACTTCCCGGGCATGGACATCCGCACGCGCGCCCGCCGCGACCAGGTCCGCGCCACGCAGCGCTCGATCGACGCGATCGGGCTGCTGTTCCAGAACTCCGGTGCCCGCGCGCTCGAGGTGAGCTCGCCGATCCAGCGGTTCTGGCGCGACGCCAACGCGGGTAGGGTCCACGCCGCCAACGAGGCGACGAAGGCGTACATCATGTATGGACAGAACGAGTTCGGCGAGAAGATCACCGACTCCATGGTCTGATCCGTCGTCGGCGGATCGAAAGGACTGGTAATTATGGCGATCAGCAATTTCGGGTACGTACGGGTCTTCGCCACGGACATGGACGCCTGGCGGGAGTACGGCACCAAGGTGCTGGGCTTCGTCGTGGGCTCGGGGGAGGACCCCGACGCCCTCTACTTC
Protein-coding regions in this window:
- the hsaA gene encoding 3-hydroxy-9,10-secoandrosta-1,3,5(10)-triene-9,17-dione monooxygenase oxygenase subunit, translated to MSEYASHEVIDRIKALLPGFAERAQETEDLRKVHPQNIAELDEAGFFKLCQPAQWGGYEADMETFYTAAMTIATACPSTGWCASILGIHNWHLALFPQQAQEDVWGEDPTVRISSSYAPMGAAKKTADGLVLNGKWSWSSGSDHADWVFVGGPVLDENDKMVDFCTFLVEKSQYEIVDVWHVVGLKGTGSNDIVVKDALIPEHRVLSFGLMAATKAPGLEVNTNPIYKMPWGTIHPTTISTPIVGMAFGCYDVHRSHQQDRVRAAFGTKVKDDPFAKVRLAEAAGDIDAAWLQLMRNVREEQDLIKAGDFPGMDIRTRARRDQVRATQRSIDAIGLLFQNSGARALEVSSPIQRFWRDANAGRVHAANEATKAYIMYGQNEFGEKITDSMV